The sequence below is a genomic window from Lolium perenne isolate Kyuss_39 chromosome 4, Kyuss_2.0, whole genome shotgun sequence.
ACAGTTGTTTGCTAATGATTTTTATtagaactaatttttttgtgtttttgttatTGTCAGGAGAAGAATATCAAAAGAAGACATGGAAATGGTGAACTTCAAACAAAATTGCTGCAATATCTGTGAATATACTCCCAAAGTGACTACCACAGTGCTCGAAATAGTTAATGATTTGTTGTTTGTTCTTTCTCTTATGTAAATTCAAAGAGATGTGTATATAAGTACTGTCGCCCTGTTATCGGAGAACATGCCATGTTATCTCAGACCTTTTGAGTGTTATCGGAGAACAATGTTTTACTATCGCCCTGTTATCGGAGAACATGGAATGTTATCTCACACCTTTTGAGTGTTGTTTTAATTTTTTCTGGATATGCGGAAACAGCTTCTGGTTGCTTTACTGTCTTTTTCTATAACTACCATGACAACTGCATATTTTCACTTTTCATAAGTAAAGACATGTATGACAAGCTTTTGTTAAGAAATGCAGAAGACATTTCGTAATCGACACGTAGAAGAAAAACGAAGCTTTTTTTCCGTGTATGACTAGTACTATTACATTTATTTGCTCCAGTATCTCAGATTCATTGTTTAGAATCTACTTCACAACATCAATAAATAGCTAGAATCTTTTTCACACAAATCTCCAGCTTGCTGTTTTTAGAGGCATGTTTTCCCCTGGCTTTTTGACGATGTCTTCTTCATGTTGCCTGTTGATTTCGCCTGGTTTCTCTTTTGTGTTTGCTTCTTTGTTGTATTCTCACCATCAACTTTACCTGCAACAAAATGAAAATTCTCTAGCAATTAGTTTCTAAACATTATAAACATAGGAAATACTTTATAAGTGCTCTTTTTTTAGCTAATGTTTTGTTTTTACCCGCAGTCTTCTTGTTGCTGGTTTTCACACTTTTCTCAAAAAATGACTTGGGTATGTGCCTCATTGTACATGTAGCAATGTTATGTTGATGCGAACCACAGTGGCTGCATGTAATTTGATTTTTGACATCAATTCTTCAACGAATGTCCTTTGTCGTTTAGAAGTTTCTGGACGTCCTTTCAAAGGAACAACATCAGGATCTTGTAGGTTATCAGGGAAACCATCTTTATGTTGTTGTTCACTTGTTTTTTGCTGTTCACTGGTTGCACATGGTTGTTTGCCCTTTCCTCTTTTCTGGAATTCCGCATGTTTTGAATCTTCTTGAGTCATTTCATCTAGTCTGTCCTCTATCCTTTTGATTTCATCCAGCAAGAACAAGTATTTCCTTTCAGTCACAGCTCCTTCCGAGGCAATATTGCAAAATTTCCTAGATAGCACGCAGTATCTCAGATGTTTGTTACTTGTTGTTAGATCTATTGGGATGGACTGCTTATCTCTCATGTATTTTCTATCTTTTGGCCTCCACCTACTGATGTAGTACTTTTCAGGAAGCTCTGACAAGTTAAGGTGGATGAGGACCCTCAGTATATGTGCACATATTATGCCATCCTTCTCAAACTTGCAGCATATGCAAAGCGAATTCTTGTGCTTGTAGGTTTACAGAAACAAGGTACTTTCTGGACCTGAAATCTTGCAGTTGTAGCATAGGTGTCTTGTAGACCTCATACCTGACAAACTTTTGAATCTCCTGAACATGCAATTTTGTTGTGAACATTATTTGTTTTTGGAACCGATAGAATATCTTCCGGTTGTACATGCGACCAGCTTGAAGTTCTATCTCGCTACGCACCCAATAGTCCGGCTCTGTTATCCTTGTTACTGAATCCTGTTCTCTTTCCAATTCCTCTATGTTTTCAGATATTTTCCGGTACTCACCCAAGAAGTCGACAACACTATATGTAGACCCTACATTGTCTTTGAAGATTGCATTAGTGCCCTCACTTCTTGCAGTTGAGTGAATGAAAGGTAAGAAGTTATGCTTGAAGTAAACGGGGACAAACTTCTTTCTGTTTTCCCACATAATTTTCAAGTATTTCAGGTGTCCAACATTGTATCTGGAAATCATTTACGGCCACAAATGCTCAAATTCAGCTATAGTCGGTGAGTTGCGCGAATATCGTAGAAATCGCATGAAGGTTTGGTATTTTACTAAAGCTTCCTCCACACTTCTCTTCCGACTTTCTCTTTATATGGAAGAAGCAGTTTCTATGACAAGATTGTTTGAAAACTTCATTTATTGCTCTTGCCATTGCAGCATCTTGATCTGTGATAATTGTTGCAGGATGCTTCCCTCACGTACATATGAGGAATTCCTCGAATAACCACTCAAAGGTACTTGCTTGTTCATTATTGATTATTGCACAAGCAAATAGGCAGTTGTGGCCATGTCCTGTCACTCCGACAAAAGGAGCAAATGGGAGCTTATACTTGTTAGTCTTGAATGTTGTGTCGAAGCTAAGGCAATCTCCGTATAAGTCATACATGTGTCGAGAAAATCCATCAGACCAAAAAATGCATTTGACCTTGTTGCCTTCTCCAAGATCAAAATTATAGTAGAACCTTGGATCTTCTTCTTGCCTCTGCCTAAAATAAGATAGAACTTTCATCATATCATTTGTGTTGTCTTCTAATCTGATTGCAGTCATGACATTTCTCACATATTTCTTGTTGTAAGGAACATTCTTCGGCTTTCCTCCTCGCAGGTATGTGAGTATTGCCATTATCTTTCGTGCTGGAAGCTTCACAGAAGTGAGAGTGCGAATGAAGAGCTTCTCTTGATCGGTCATATGTCTATGGGATGCCAGGAATTTGCTCTCATCAGGGCGGCTTAACTCATGGTTGTGGTGCAACTCTAGGTTTGTCACAACCCACTTGTCTCCTTTTAGTGTAACCACCATTTTGGCTTTGCAACCTGAAACAGGATTTacatttcttcttctttttcttgttttaGGTGGCGGTCCAGAACCAACTTTCTgttggtttctctcttgtctcttcttcttcctttcctcAATTACCTCAGGTGCAACTACTTTGCCAAACTTACTGCATGTGTAAGTTCTTCTCATGCCAATAGCATTTCCAATATTTTTGCCTTTGTAGTTTCCCGCTTTCTTCACAGAGAATACACAAATTGAAGCATATTCATTGTAAAATTTGTAGGCTTCCTCTTCAGTGTTAAATACTATGTTTAAGTGTGGAGCATGATGCCCAGTAACTTCCTGACTAGCTTGTAATGCTGCAACAACACTTTCATTTTCAAGGAAAATACGGATATCTTCTTGAGTTAGCTGCTCCACTCCTTCAGGCATCTCCATAGTTGCTTCTTCACCATCTTCATTATTGTGAGTTTCTTTGTCAAAACTATTATTTTCCTCTGGAATATGCTGCTCATTATGTACTggatcattattctgattttcatTGTCATCGAATTGCCAATTGTAGTAGCTATCTGAACCATAATTCGGCAAATCTTCATTTCCAATATTTGTCTCATCTTCAGCtaattcttcatcttcatcaccaaatactggttgctcataagcttcttcttcttcttgtacaTCTAGGAGCGTAGACTGGGAACTTGCATATCTGCCAGTTATCATAAATGTCTTGTTCTGCAtaatttttcaattttttgtTATCTATAATATGCAGCTAAAGATAATCCACAACTAATTTGTAGTCACAGTTATCTTTTTTACCTCTGAACCCATTCCCTCTTCTATTCCATTGAAATTGCTTTGTAAATAGCTCCGCAAATTTATATTTTTACAATAATAGTCAGTTTAAACAACCAGGAACTTTCTTATAACAACATTTTCGCTGCGCTATGTATGTTGCTTCTTACCTGTGATGTTGATGGTGCTTCGACAGACAACAACATTTCCGTGAAGGACATACCATTACCTTGTGATAAGGATATCTGCATTTTTAGTTTCAGATAAGTCATTAATCCATCTGTCATCCCATTATCCCATATTTCAATGTTTTTTATGATCACATAATTATGTACTAAAGTTAGTATGGAACAACTTACATCATAGCGATCTTCAAGGTCACCTTGTTCAGCTTCCTTTGAGTTGTAGTCATATGTCCATGCTGGTGTCTTAGTCTAAACATCAAGTTCATTAAAACATATGTAAGCAACATTAAGTTGACAATGTTTGATTTGTAATTCATGTTTTGATATATAGGACAGAAAGTAAATCAAACTTACCTGCATATTAACATAGTTGTTGTTCAAAGTATAGCTTGTTGTGTGAGCTTCAATTTTATTCTGCATGGAAAAATAACAGTCATATACTTCCATTATAGTCTTGATAATTAATGCAGAAGTAAACAACTTATATAGTCTTGGAATAAATACCAGAAGTaaacattttttttttgtgttttccagATATTTGCATGCTTATATAAGTAAACAACTTATATAGTCTTGGAATAAATACCTCACATTTGCatgcttttcttttgttttcataCTGCTGGTAAGGCTCAGTATATTTTGCTATGTGCAAATACTTCCGTCTGAAGAAGTGCAAACGCATTTTTTGGGTGGATAAGTAGATGCTTGCATTTGGTGGGAGATATATATACGGGCATTTTTTTCGGTTGTAATAAGTGTACAACATGCACGTACTCATGACGAACATGCTGGTTTTTGGGCAAGGAGGCATGCTCAGGACGAACATGTAGATTTTGCATACTCACGACCATCGAGTCTGAACTATTAGATTACATGATATCAGATTTTGAATGCACGTACTCGATTATATGATCTTTGATACTGTATATTTTGCAGGTATGATGCAGCTACATGCATAAGTTCATTCGGAGAAGAGGTACCTGATTCGGGCAGAaatctaaaggtataaacgatgccccccatagggggcttCACAGCGCTCTGAGAATGTGCACCGTCCGATTTTTACACAGACTGGCCCAAAATCGATCTAAACCGCTCGTTGCTGGCAGCACAGCAGCTTCTGGTTGGCGCAGAGCACGCGTTTGACATTTACCTCGTCAGTCCTTGGCGCTAGTGAAATCCATGCGATGGCAAACATCTACCCGCGTTTGGCTGCATTTGGGTCCTATGGTCGGTCGGGTCCACGCATCAGTCGCTGTGGGTTGTTTCTGGGTCGCGTTGGTCTCGCCCCGGCCGTCCAAAATATCTCTGGGTAGATAGGGGTACTTTCGACCTTTCGCTGATGGTATAAAAGGCGAATCCCACGCtaggaaaccctagccgccggctGCCAATCCGCTCGCGAGTCGCCCGCTCCTGCCCCTCCCCACGTTCTTCTCCTCCCTCTCTCCTCTATCCTGCCTCCTCCCTGGTGCTCAGCAGGAGGAGCACGAGGCGCCGCCGTATGTCGTCGTCCTCCCAATCTCAGCGCCATTCTCCTCACCCAATCGCTGGTGTCCCTCACCTGGGAGCTTGGTCTCCGACGAGCACGAGAAGAGGAGGCCGCTGCTGCTCGCCCGGAGCTCGGTCTTCGACGAGCGCGAGAGGAGGAGGCCGCCGTTGCCTTGTACAAGGTGGGCTGCTGTCTCGCCCAGCCATCCTCCTTTTCCTCCGCATCGGGGCTGCCTCAGCAGCAGCTGGAGCCGGCTGTCGGCGTGGGGACGGCAGATCCCGGCGGTCGGCGCGGGGACGGCGGATCCCGGCGCCTTGAGGTGTACAGCCGGCCGTGAACTGCAACCTCCAGCCATGGATGAAGGCATTTCGGCTGTGGACTGCCTCCTCGTCTCACAGTCTTCCTCGTGCATAGCAGCAACAGCAGGGAACCGAGCTCCAATGACTGCTATGACATGACGTGGAGATGAGGTGATGCTCTCTTTTTTTCCTTATTTGCCTCCTCATCTCTTCTTAAACTGTGTTTCAATTCTTTCCCACTAATCATCATGTAGATGCTATTTTATCTCTGCCTAGAAGGTGTTATACAATAATCCTGCAAGGGTGCAGGAGAGGTTGATCCATGTGATATTGTGCGTGTATTTACTAACTTTGCTTTATCCTGCAATTTATAATCCAATGGTAGCAATTCTTTTGCAATTGGTTTAGATTTTTTTTGCTCTCTATATTTTGCATCCCTATTTTTATAAGGTTTGAAGTGGTGTGTCTTTGTGGTGCACATGTtgggttagatataaactgtagtGCATGGTCTTTGTTTCAGGTTACAAGAGCAGAGATGGAGTCGCTAGCGGTGGTCATGGGTCGATGGTCTAAAAACTGACTAGAGTAATTCTTCTCCGTGGTATATGGTACTAATTATTTACCCTCAAATATTGGACACATTTATCTAATGCACAAACTCTTTCATGTTTGTAATTTGTCAAAAATGTTGGTACCCTATTTCAGTGTGTAGGTTGTCAAAATAAGCTTCCTGCAATTGGTCCTGGGTGGAGTGTGAAACAGTTCTGAACCAGCTACCAGGCAGGTAGTGACTTGGATGGTAATACAGTTACATGAAAGGAGTACAAACCCATGACGTTCGCATCCAGGTAGCCGACACCATGGCATCCATTTTTCTCCCAGCCGTGAATAAAAATGTGTTTCTGCTACATAATCACACTCAAATTCATTACTCTTGATTTTTGCCTCATGTTTTTGTAGGTAGTAAACAAGGCAGTCCGGTTGGCCAACATTGTGCCTTGCATTTTGGGAAAGACCCTAAATGATGTTCAGTTCAAAGGTAAGGCCCCCTTATACAATTGCAGAAAACACAATTCCGCAGGATACAACAGACTTCTCAAATTTTTAACATTGGCGACAGGATACACAATTCCGGCAGGATGGGGGTTGATGGTATGCCCACTAGCAGTGCACTTGAATCCAAATATTTACCTACATCCTCTCATTTTCAGTGCTTCAAAGTTTAAGGTCTGTAGACTTTAATGCTCACTGGGTCTGGTTTTTTATAACACATCATTACCTAGCAGCATAACGTATTTTCCACTGTAATTTCTATGTGCAGAAAGCACTTACATTTTTTACGCTAGGATTAGAAATATAAGCTGGGTTTGGGCGAATTTGTTTTTACAGTTTGAACAACCTGCATCTTAACACTGGCATGCTTTATGGTTTTAACAACTTGCAACGCAATTCATCCGATCTGTGTTCAGGAGAGAGGTTGGGGCCATGGTATATTCAGGTATGGTTTGAGGGATGCTACTTTATTTTGCATCTGAACCGGTGAAGTGCAATTTTCTTGAATATGACATGCCTTATGGCAGAAAAGAAGAATCTAAAAAAAGGCAGGAAAAAAAGGGGGGAAGCATGCACCGACGTAGGCCAGCATTGGCTGGAGGTCCCTCACGGGCAGGCATATTTCAGTTTCTTAGTCACGGTTGCATTTTGCATATCGTGGAGAATTCAGTTTCTTAGTCATTGTTGTAGTCAAGGCAATATCACAATACTTCTCTGTCAAAATTAGTTTATTTTGCGAGCCTACCCTCCATtttcatcaaaataaaaaaatcttgAGTGACACCATTTTTATAGGGTATATGGGAATATTAGCTTACGTATCATGTCTTTTTTATCTCTGTCAGATTAATGCATGCATAGAGTAATATTTTGTTCATCCTTTAGGTGTATTTGGTGTTAGTGTAAAAGAAAATTTGTATGATCAGTAcagtagtggttttcttgcaatctACTTTTCCTGTTTTGCTCTGCTTGCGATGGTtgattatttagttctctaactttTATAAAGTGTGATTTTAGGTTCTTTTCAACAGCAATATTTGAGTCATGTTCGGCCGTATCAGTTGGTTCTGTTTGTTATCCTTTTTCAGAGTGTTCATCTTCAGGTGCTATGTCAGGTAATTTGTCTTCACATGATCTTTCTTTTCTGATTCTGCATCCTACCCACTGCTTTGGATcaatatgagctttttaatttgtaGGTCGTTACATACACCTTTGTCGAATATTAGTTCTTCAATTAAGTTTATGGTGGATCAGTAATCTGATTTGTTCTATGGGCAGTCCAGTTCTGAGCCCCAGCCATCACGTTTGCATACAACATATATCGTAATTTTTCCAATGTTCGTCGTACATTGCATGACCATTTGGAATTCCGAGGATGCATATAAATAATATCCAGATAACCATTCTAGAGTCTTCGCAAAATTTATTACTCATTTTGTAGGCACTTCTAATTAGTTATACTATTATGCTCCATATATAAAAGTTAATATATCCCTATGAAATAAGATGAAGGATCGGTAACAACACTAACAAATGTTTTTCCAATAAAAACCAATCGGGCGGCAAAGGCATATTGATATTCCTGAAGCGAGATGAGTTCCCTAGAAAAGGCTAGAATTCCATGGGACTCATGACACTAACTATATGGTTTCTTTCTCACTTATTGAGCTATATTTAATGGTCGTCTTTCTCATTTCTAGAGCTATATGCCTGGTAGTAGTGAACAATTTGCAAGTGTGAGTATAAGCCCTTTAGATGTACCAACGAGTGGAAGGATCCAGGGGAAGACAAAATCAAGGTCAACTTGGTTTAGCCCTGTAGCAGCTCTCCAGAGCTTCATGCTAAGATACTATAATTGCACTATTTGTGAGAATGATTATTTCTCAGTTTTCAAGTACTTTTTGTATTTGCTCCATATATACTATACATTATCTTTCCTGGATTCCGTGGGACTCGTGACGCCAATATGTATGTAAAAAAGAGTTCAGTTTTATTAATTCAAGAAAAAAAGAACATACCAGCTGATGGCGCGTCATCTTGATCAAACATGTTCGTTCAGCTCCTGCAGTTTCCTGTTTGCTGTGGCTGCTTGCCACCGAGTAGGCCCTTCTCATCCAGAGCTTCACTGATAGAATCAGCACCTCTGAAAAGCTAGATCATGACTAGGGCCAGACTTCATGCCAGTAGAATGAAGCTTCAATTAATTTAGGCCAACACAGGAAAGAAATCTTAGCATGCCAATAATTGATAGAGAGGATTTCAGAGCTGTCAATAAGATACTGGATAAATTAATAATCAACAGTCCAGAAAAGAACAGCATACCAGTTAGTTGCACATCGGCCAGTTTCACTTCTTGCTGTTCCTGATCCGTCGAAAGCCGCTGCTGTTCATATCTGAACGAATCGGTACGATTGGTACTCACAAAGGTACTGCATCTTGACCAGCGACGGAGCTTCGTCGCTGAGCCCGCCGCATAGCCAAAGCGGAGTTTTCTTCTGCTTAGATTATGCCCATTTAATTCAGATGTGTACATAAGACATCCATGTGTGAAGCCCACGTGCACATGAATTGTATTTACTATTTCTATAGTTGTATTGGATTCCTCCATCTCATTCCAAAAGTGCGTTGTTGTGAAGAGTAACCTTCACCAAATGATAGAAATGAGagttaaaattttaaaatttacACGGTTTGGACCAcgcaaatatttttgtatttggcATTGCTTTTGGTTTGTTTTCCTGGGTAGAGCATCTATTGTGTGTTCACCATTTTTGTCCTAAAAATTCTTTTCGATTTGTCATTGACCCATGTGCTAGCCTACTACAGGAGTAATTATGCAATGAGTGATATCCTTTTCCCACGGGTTTCTGCATTAGTATCGGTAAAAGTTAATTTATTGCGTATATGACCGCAGGTGTCTCCTATGAGGTAGTACAAGGATTCCTTATTTGCAGTTAAAGAAAGGATCAGTTATTTAAGAGTGTCAGGTCTACATAGCTGGGGTTGCCATTCTCCGCTATGTGCGACACCCATTGCATGCTGTTCTCTTAGCCATTTGTAAGactgttttttttttgtaattttctgGATGGCACTACAAATTTATG
It includes:
- the LOC127326166 gene encoding cytochrome P450 87A3-like gives rise to the protein MKGVQTHDVRIQVVNKAVRLANIVPCILGKTLNDVQFKGYTIPAGWGLMVCPLAVHLNPNIYLHPLIFSASKFKCDFRFFSTAIFESCSAVSVGSVCYPFSECSSSGAMSELYAW